TGGGTGGTGCCCCGGCCGATGCCGCACCGGTCAACGCACCCGGCAACCCACCCCGCAGCGCACAGGCGGCCAGCAGCAACGCCGCCCGCCCCCTGCCCCGGCCAGCGCCGCCACCGAGGCTGCAATCGGTGCACCTGCCGCAGAGCGGGCCGGCCAGCGCGCTGGTCGACAACCGGCTGCTGCGCACGGGCGAGCGCATCGACGAATGGCAGGTCGAACGCATCGCGCACGACGGCCTGATGCTGCGCAGCGCCACGCGCCAGCTCTGGCTGCCGCTGCTGCCCGCGACCGCCATGTCCACGGCTACGGCCACGGCCACGGCCATCGGCGATGCAGCGGCCACGGACCGCCCCGCTGCGCCGCGGTCCGACACCCCTCACCTGGCCCGCACCACCGTGCGCAAGGAACCCTGATGCCCATTCCATCCACGCTGGCGTCCGCGGCGCTGAGCCTGCTGTTGCTGATGGCACCGGCCGCGGCCCGCAGCGCCGAACCACGCTTCGACCTGGCACTCAACAACGCGCCGGCCGCACAGGTGTTCATGCAGCTGTCGATGGGCTCGAACTGGCAGGTGCTGGTCGGCCCCGAGGTGGCCGGCCACATCACGCTGCACCTGCGCGACACCAGCGTGCCCGAAGCGCTGGAGGCGCTGCGCGAGCTCTACGGCTACGACTACCGCATCAGCGGGCGGCGCATCTACGTGCAGCCCAACACCGTGCAGACACGGCTGTTCCACGTCAACTACCTGCCCGGGCGGCGCCAGGGCACCAGCGACCTGCACGTGTCGTCGGCCTCGATGACCCACGGCGGCGGCGGCTCGGGCAGCAACGCCGGCCAGGGCGGCAACACACCCGCGTCCTACGGCAGCAGCAGCAACAACACGGCCGGCAACGGCAGCGGGCTCAACAACCGCAGCGACGACAGCGCCTACGTGCGCACCAGCTCCGACGCCGATTTCTGGCGTGACGTGCAGGCCTCGCTGCAATCGATGCTCGCGATCGGCGAGAGCGGCGGCGAAGCTCCCGCCGCAGCCGCCGCCAACCCGCAGCAGCGCCGCAGCCTGGTACTGAACCCGGCCGCCGGCGTGATCGTGGTGCGTGCCACGCCGGCCGAGCTGCGCCAGGTGGCCGACTACCTGAAGGCGGTGCAGGTCAGCATCGAACGCCAGGTGATGCTCGAAGCCAAGATCCTCGAAGTCGAGCTCGGCAGCGAGGCGCAGTCGGGCATCAACTGGAGCGCCTTCGGCCGCGCGCTCGGCGGCGCGCTCAGCATCGGGCTGGTGCAACCGGGTGTCACGCTGGCCGGCAGCGGCGCGCTGACGCTGGGCGGCACCTCGATCACGCCGGGTGGCAACCTCGCCGCCAGCAGCAGCGGGGCGCCGTTCTACGGGCTGGCCTTCCAGTCGGCCAACTTCGCCGCGCTGCTGAGCTTTCTCGAATCGCAGGGCAAGGTGCAGGTGCTGTCGAGCCCGCGCATCGCCACGCTCAACAACCAGAAGGCGGTGCTCAAGGTCGGCAGCGACGAGCTCTACGTCACCGGCGTGTCGTCGACCACCACCGCCACCGGCAGCACGTCGACGTCGACGCCGTCGGTGGTGCTGCAGCCCTTCTTCTCGGGCATCGCGCTCGACGTCACGCCGCAGATCGACGATCAGGGCCAGGTGATGCTGCATGTGCACCCGGCCATCAGCACCGTGAGCGAGAAGCAGAAGAACATCAACCTCGGCTCGCTCGGCAGCTACCAGCTGCCGCTGGCCAGCAGCACCGTCAACGAGACCGACAGCATCGTGCGGGTGCGCGACGGCCAGATCGTCGCCATCGGCGGCCTGATGAGCCAGGAGCAGCGCGAAGAGCGCAGCGCCGTGCCCGGCCTGGGCGACGTGCCGCTGGTAGGCGGCCTGTTCCGCCAGACCAGCACCGTGATGCGCAAGCGCGAGCTGGTGATCCTGATCAAGCCGACCGTGATCCGTGCCGACGGCCCGTGGCCCGAGGCCGACACCCATCAACCCGCGAGCCAGCTGCAACCGTGGCGGCCCGATGCGATGAGCCAGCTGCAACTGCCGCAGGCCGCGACCGACAGCCCGAGCGACGCCGCCACCGCGCCACGCCCGGCGTTGACGATCAACGGCCCGGTCGCGGCCCACTGAGAAAGCGCCATGGCCCGCCCCGAACGTGTCCGCCTCGGTGACCTGCTGGTCACGCAAGGCCTGATCAGCGCCGACCAGCTCACGCAGGCCCTGGCCGCGCAGAAGACCAGCGGGCGCAAGCTCGGCCGCGTCTTCATCGACAACGGCTGGGTCAGCGAGATCCAGATCGCGCAGGCGCTGGCCGGGCAGCTGCGCGTGCCGTTCATCGACCTCGGCCAACGCTCGGTGCGCACCGAGGTCGCGCGCCTGCTGCCCGAGGTACAGGCGCGCCGCCTGCGCGCGCTGGTGCTCGAAGAAACCCCCGCCGGCGTGCGCGTGGGCATGGCCGACCCGACCGACATCGCCGCCTACGACGAGGTCAGCCGGCTCGTCAGACGCGAGATCGCGCTGGTGGTGGTGGCTGAGAGCCAGCTGCTCGGCGCGATCGACCGCAGCTACCGCCACACCGAAGAGATCGCCGGCCTGGCCAAGGAGCTGACCAGCGAGCTGACCAGCGTCGAGGTCGGACTCGGCCTGGCGGGCAATCTGGGCAACCTCGGCGATCTGCTCGGCATGGCCAGCAGCAGCGCCGAAGACGCGCCGGTGGTGCGGCTGCTGTTTTCGGTGTTCGAAGAAGCCCTGCGTGTGCGGGCGTCGGACATCCACATCGAGCCGCAGGCCGGCTCGCTGCGCATCCGCTTTCGCATCGACGGCGTGCTGCACGTGCAGACCGAAGCCGACGCCAAGATCGCCGCCGCGGTGGCGCTGCGCCTGAAGCTGATGTCGGGCCTGGACATCTCCGAAAAGCGCCTGCCGCAGGACGGCCGCTTTGCCGTCAACCTGCGCACCGGCGCGGTCGACGTGCGGATCTCGACCATGCCCACGCAACACGGCGAATCGGTCGTGATGCGGCTGCTCAATCAAGGCACCGGCCTGCTGTCGATCGACGGCATGAACCTGCCGCCGCGGGTGGCCGCGGCGCTGCGCCGCGCCATCGCCAAACCGAGCGGCATGGTGCTCGTCACCGGCCCGACCGGCAGCGGCAAGACCACCACGCTGTACGCGGCGCTGAATGCGCTCAACAACAGCGAGCGCAAGATCATCACGGTCGAGGACCCGGTCGAATACCGCCTAGCCGGCCTGAATCAGGTGCAGGTGCACGAGAAGATCGACCTCAGCTTCAGCCGCGTGCTGCGCGCCGCCTTGCGGCAGGACCCGGACGTGATCCTGGTGGGCGAGATGCGCGACCAGACCACCGCCGAGATCGGCCTGCGCGCCGCGCTGACCGGCCACCTGGTGCTGTCGACGCTGCACACCAACGACGCGCTGTCCACGCCGATCCGCCTGATCGACATGGGCGTGCCGCGCTACATGGTGGCGCTGTCGCTGCAGATGGTGCTGGCGCAGCGGCTGCTGCGGGTGATCTGCCCGCATTGCGCCGAGCCGCACGAGCCCGATGCCCACGAGCTGGCCTGGCTGCAGGCCAACGGCAGCGGCGCGCCCGACCTCGCCACGCTGCGCCACGGCCGCGGCTGCAACGAATGCAACCACACCGGCTACAGCGGCCGCACCGGCGTCTACGAGTTCATCGAGATGACGCAGGAGCTGGTCGAGGCCATCAACCACGGCGACCCGGCGCAGTTCGTGGCCGCCGGGCGCCGCCAGATGGCCGGCCACACGCTGGCGCGCGACGCCGCCGCGCTGGTGCTGGCCGGGCGCACCACGGTGAACGAAGCCATGCGGATCAGCCATCAACTCGCCGAATGATGACCACCCCCACGCTCACGTCGTTCGCTGCCCCCCGCGGGGGCTCAGCCGGCTTGGGGCGGCCCGGCGCCGGCTGGAGACGCTGACACCATGCCGCACTTCACCTGGACCGGACACGCCAGCACGGGCGCCACCGAAGGCCGGCTCGAAGCGGCCTCGGCCTCGGCGGTGGCCGATGTGCTGCAAGGCCGCGGCATCACGCCGTTGACGATCCGAGCCGCAGCGGGTGGCGGCGGCGCGCGGGGCATCGACCTGTCGGCGCTGAAGAAGCTCGACTGGTTCGAGCCCAAGGTGCGCACCGTCGACCTGCTGCTGTTCAGCCGCCAGCTCAACACGCTGCTGCGCGCCGGTGTGCCGATCCTGCGCGCACTCGCCGGGCTGCAGGAGTCGGCCACCAACGAGAAGATGAAAAGCACGCTGGCCGAGGTGCGGCACAGCCTGGAGTCGGGCATCGCGCTGTCGATGAGCCTGGCGCAGCAGGGCAAGGTGTTCGATCCGTTCTACGTCGCGCTGGTGCGGGTGGGCGAGATGACCGGCCGGCTCGACGAAGTCTTCCTGCGGCTGTTCCACCACCTCGAGTTCGAGAGCGCGATGCGCCAGCAGGTCAAGGCCGCGCTGCGTTACCCGATCTTCGTGGTCAGCGCGATGGTCGTCGCACTCGGCGTCATCAACCTGATGGTGATCCCGGCGTTTGCCCCCGTGTTCGAAGCCGCCGGCACCGCCCTGCCCTTGCCCACGCGCATCCTGATGGCGAGCTCGCGTTTCACCATCGATTGGGGCTGGCTGATGGCGATCGGCGCGGTGGCCGGCTTCTTCGCGCTGCGCGCCTGGCGCACCACGCCCGACGGTCGGCTGCGCTGGGACACCGCGCTGCTGAAGATGCCGGTGGCCGGCAAGATCGTGCGCAAGGCGATGCTGGCGCGCTTTGCGCGCAGCTTCGCGCTGTCGCTGAAAAGCGGCGTGCCGATCGCACAGGCGCTGTCGGTGGTGGCGCAGACGGTCGACAACCAGCACATCGCCCGCAAGGTCGAGGGCA
This portion of the Leptothrix cholodnii SP-6 genome encodes:
- the mshL gene encoding pilus (MSHA type) biogenesis protein MshL, with translation MPIPSTLASAALSLLLLMAPAAARSAEPRFDLALNNAPAAQVFMQLSMGSNWQVLVGPEVAGHITLHLRDTSVPEALEALRELYGYDYRISGRRIYVQPNTVQTRLFHVNYLPGRRQGTSDLHVSSASMTHGGGGSGSNAGQGGNTPASYGSSSNNTAGNGSGLNNRSDDSAYVRTSSDADFWRDVQASLQSMLAIGESGGEAPAAAAANPQQRRSLVLNPAAGVIVVRATPAELRQVADYLKAVQVSIERQVMLEAKILEVELGSEAQSGINWSAFGRALGGALSIGLVQPGVTLAGSGALTLGGTSITPGGNLAASSSGAPFYGLAFQSANFAALLSFLESQGKVQVLSSPRIATLNNQKAVLKVGSDELYVTGVSSTTTATGSTSTSTPSVVLQPFFSGIALDVTPQIDDQGQVMLHVHPAISTVSEKQKNINLGSLGSYQLPLASSTVNETDSIVRVRDGQIVAIGGLMSQEQREERSAVPGLGDVPLVGGLFRQTSTVMRKRELVILIKPTVIRADGPWPEADTHQPASQLQPWRPDAMSQLQLPQAATDSPSDAATAPRPALTINGPVAAH
- a CDS encoding GspE/PulE family protein — encoded protein: MARPERVRLGDLLVTQGLISADQLTQALAAQKTSGRKLGRVFIDNGWVSEIQIAQALAGQLRVPFIDLGQRSVRTEVARLLPEVQARRLRALVLEETPAGVRVGMADPTDIAAYDEVSRLVRREIALVVVAESQLLGAIDRSYRHTEEIAGLAKELTSELTSVEVGLGLAGNLGNLGDLLGMASSSAEDAPVVRLLFSVFEEALRVRASDIHIEPQAGSLRIRFRIDGVLHVQTEADAKIAAAVALRLKLMSGLDISEKRLPQDGRFAVNLRTGAVDVRISTMPTQHGESVVMRLLNQGTGLLSIDGMNLPPRVAAALRRAIAKPSGMVLVTGPTGSGKTTTLYAALNALNNSERKIITVEDPVEYRLAGLNQVQVHEKIDLSFSRVLRAALRQDPDVILVGEMRDQTTAEIGLRAALTGHLVLSTLHTNDALSTPIRLIDMGVPRYMVALSLQMVLAQRLLRVICPHCAEPHEPDAHELAWLQANGSGAPDLATLRHGRGCNECNHTGYSGRTGVYEFIEMTQELVEAINHGDPAQFVAAGRRQMAGHTLARDAAALVLAGRTTVNEAMRISHQLAE
- a CDS encoding type II secretion system F family protein is translated as MPHFTWTGHASTGATEGRLEAASASAVADVLQGRGITPLTIRAAAGGGGARGIDLSALKKLDWFEPKVRTVDLLLFSRQLNTLLRAGVPILRALAGLQESATNEKMKSTLAEVRHSLESGIALSMSLAQQGKVFDPFYVALVRVGEMTGRLDEVFLRLFHHLEFESAMRQQVKAALRYPIFVVSAMVVALGVINLMVIPAFAPVFEAAGTALPLPTRILMASSRFTIDWGWLMAIGAVAGFFALRAWRTTPDGRLRWDTALLKMPVAGKIVRKAMLARFARSFALSLKSGVPIAQALSVVAQTVDNQHIARKVEGMRTSVERGDSILRSAAAAGVFTPVVLQMIAVGEETGAVDELMDEVAELYGNEVQYELKTLGQQIEPILIVFLGVLVLMLALGVFLPVWDLGRTAMAH